One stretch of Harmonia axyridis chromosome 1, icHarAxyr1.1, whole genome shotgun sequence DNA includes these proteins:
- the LOC123674717 gene encoding 40S ribosomal protein S11 isoform X2 translates to MADQGEKSYQKQPCVFLNKKGGVKKKNLRYHRSVGLGFKTPREAIEGNYIDKKCPFTGNVSIRGRILTGVVLKLKMQRTIVIRRDYLHYVRKYNRFEKRHKNMSVHLSPCFRDVEIGDVVTIGECRPLSKTVRFNVLKVTKGSSSKKSFKKF, encoded by the exons ATGGCGGATCAG GGAGAAAAATCGTACCAAAAACAGCCGTGTGTGTTCCTGAACAAGAAAGGAGGAGTGAAAAAGAAGAATCTTAGGTATCACAGGAGTGTTGGTTTAGGGTTTAAAACACCTAGAGAG GCAATAGAAGGTAATTACATCGACAAAAAATGTCCTTTCACTGGAAATGTGTCCATTCGTGGCCGTATCCTGACTGGTGTTGTACTAAAACTAAAAATGCAGCGCACCATCGTCATCCGCAGGGATTACCTCCATTATGTACGCAAGTACAACAGATTTGAAAAGAGACATAAAAATATGTCTGTTCACTTGTCTCCATGTTTCAG ggatgTTGAAATTGGAGATGTAGTAACCATAGGAGAATGCAGACCTCTATCAAAAACTGTGAGGTTCAATGTATTGAAGGTTACAAAAGGCAGTAGCTCTAAGAAGAGTTTCAAGAAATTTTAG
- the LOC123674717 gene encoding 40S ribosomal protein S11 isoform X3, whose amino-acid sequence MADQNERAFQKQPTVSNVLASIKSKKGIGKKSRKSLRYHREVGLGFKTPREGEKSYQKQPCVFLNKKGGVKKKNLRYHRSVGLGFKTPREAIEGNYIDKKCPFTGNVSIRGRILTGVVLKLKMQRTIVIRRDYLHYVRKYNRFEKRHKNMSVHLSPCFRDVEIGDVVTIGECRPLSKTVRFNVLKVTKGSSSKKSFKKF is encoded by the exons ATGGCGGATCAG AACGAAAGAGCATTTCAGAAACAACCTACAGTTTCCAATGTCCTTGCTTCAATTAAAAGTAAAAAAGGCATCGGCAAAAAATCGAGGAAATCCTTAAGATACCACCGTGAAGTGGGATTAGGATTCAAAACGCCTCGTGAG GGAGAAAAATCGTACCAAAAACAGCCGTGTGTGTTCCTGAACAAGAAAGGAGGAGTGAAAAAGAAGAATCTTAGGTATCACAGGAGTGTTGGTTTAGGGTTTAAAACACCTAGAGAG GCAATAGAAGGTAATTACATCGACAAAAAATGTCCTTTCACTGGAAATGTGTCCATTCGTGGCCGTATCCTGACTGGTGTTGTACTAAAACTAAAAATGCAGCGCACCATCGTCATCCGCAGGGATTACCTCCATTATGTACGCAAGTACAACAGATTTGAAAAGAGACATAAAAATATGTCTGTTCACTTGTCTCCATGTTTCAG ggatgTTGAAATTGGAGATGTAGTAACCATAGGAGAATGCAGACCTCTATCAAAAACTGTGAGGTTCAATGTATTGAAGGTTACAAAAGGCAGTAGCTCTAAGAAGAGTTTCAAGAAATTTTAG
- the LOC123674717 gene encoding 40S ribosomal protein S11 isoform X1, translating to MADQNERAFQKQPTVSNVLASIKSKKGIGKKSRKSLRYHREVGLGFKTPREAIEGNYIDKKCPFTGNVSIRGRILTGVVLKLKMQRTIVIRRDYLHYVRKYNRFEKRHKNMSVHLSPCFRDVEIGDVVTIGECRPLSKTVRFNVLKVTKGSSSKKSFKKF from the exons ATGGCGGATCAG AACGAAAGAGCATTTCAGAAACAACCTACAGTTTCCAATGTCCTTGCTTCAATTAAAAGTAAAAAAGGCATCGGCAAAAAATCGAGGAAATCCTTAAGATACCACCGTGAAGTGGGATTAGGATTCAAAACGCCTCGTGAG GCAATAGAAGGTAATTACATCGACAAAAAATGTCCTTTCACTGGAAATGTGTCCATTCGTGGCCGTATCCTGACTGGTGTTGTACTAAAACTAAAAATGCAGCGCACCATCGTCATCCGCAGGGATTACCTCCATTATGTACGCAAGTACAACAGATTTGAAAAGAGACATAAAAATATGTCTGTTCACTTGTCTCCATGTTTCAG ggatgTTGAAATTGGAGATGTAGTAACCATAGGAGAATGCAGACCTCTATCAAAAACTGTGAGGTTCAATGTATTGAAGGTTACAAAAGGCAGTAGCTCTAAGAAGAGTTTCAAGAAATTTTAG
- the LOC123689036 gene encoding phosphofurin acidic cluster sorting protein 1, translated as MSEKLKIMTSSGNVPNKMRLYATWVDRTPSNCIPRLCSLTLTRLVILKPLGSELQSLSIAVKMQSTKRTLRSHELTLPSNGLLDASLDLTFCLQYPHFLKREGNKLHILLQRRKRYKNRTMLGYKTLAEGVIRMDQVLQKHMDLELELMSDNNGKEKGAGPVARLSVIQLSSTPVDQEGKTDHKYDFSDEDDEISSGEEEVGDLSDSEPLRTKIPHARHNLKQRFVSLLRRFRVADSEGGRGADLTNTSDIQALFQELESLSCDEDSGGEQDTMSISSTPKPSLRPFFSSSKSLLDSSSQTFIDTDKLFDEKAYSGSDGNAELLSTDPEIQSDAQTGSPPREPTSKSEKIKSADNDFSNIMQELTERKAKLFRSSTSSAKKKNSLSVCSDIPIFETITARKTFLEQISRSLPLEESVLPENIFLLSGPDSLINPIYSKLAHLKVFQPISAVEVKAILSHLCNKIHKYYNSCSKTGTLPFIRLILLGGDLLVGWAVRPFVELLSTKPSEWLSFLRLYIIPVGTCNIAKQLTLLDQGYATLFPTDQDIRADDIMQKLQKYISVPPTAPFAQLPVGEVMLTCYDDSNQHFIPFINEVRVGPVDPVSGLSVDLDDVTCSSPPSVPSLTPPSSPNVQVRELWEPLELQIDYWQFPKVGENVQKTEKGKPDGKISMKGLFRGIQVTPTCVNGLNVVIQLANKEKKQKIMRLGKKKEKEKDVEARSQYIEYVSRMICSVRPSHNSPLKVYVDGVEFSGVKFFQLNSTWQTHVKYVPVALVGVPLASAE; from the exons ATGTCTGAGAAATTAAAAATCATGACCAGTTCTGGGAATGTTCCAAATAAAATGCGACTGTATGCCACTTGGGTGGATAGAACCCCTTCAAACTGTATTCCCAG GTTGTGTTCTCTAACACTTACTAGATTGGTGATTCTGAAGCCTCTCGGGTCTGAATTACAGTCTCTTTCAATAGCTGTCAAAATGCAATCTACCAAACGTACACTCCGATCACACGAACTTACTCTACCATCAAATGGTTTACTTGATGCATCCTTAGATCTTACTTTTTGTCTGCAGTATCCCCATTTCTTGaaaagagaagggaataagctaCATATTTTGCTTCAAAGaagaaagaggtacaaaaaccGTACAATGTTAGGATATAAAACACTTGCAGAAGGAGTAATAAGAATGGATCAA GTTCTCCAAAAACATATGGATTTAGAGCTTGAGTTAATGTCTGATAATAATGGAAAAGAAAAAGGTGCAGGACCTGTTGCTCGATTGAGTGTAATACAGTTAAGTTCTACCCCCGTTGATCAAGAAGGGAAAACAGACCATAAGTATGATTTTAGTGATGAAGATGATGAAATAAGTTCTGGAGAGGAAGAAGTAGGTGATTTATCTGACAGTGAACCTTTAAGAACTAAAATACCTCATGCTAGA CATAACCTCAAACAGAGGTTTGTATCTCTCTTAAGAAGATTTCGTGTGGCAGATAGTGAAGGGGGAAGGGGTGCTGATCTTACTAATACAAGTGATATTCAGGCGTTGTTTCAAGAATTGGAATCTCTCAGCTGTGACGAAGATTCAGGTGGCGAACAAGACACAATGTCTATATCTAGTACTCCTAAACCAAGTCTAAGACCATTCTTCAGTAGCAGTAAAAGTCTTCTTGACTCCAGCAGTCAAACTTTTATAGATACTGATAAATTATTTGATGAGAAAGCATATTCAG GGAGTGATGGAAATGCAGAGCTACTATCTACAGATCCTGAAATACAAAGTGATGCACAAACAGGTTCACCTCCTAGGGAACCAACTTCAAAATCTGAGAAAATTAAGAGCGCTGACAATGATTTCAGTAACATCATGCAAGAATTGACAGAGAGGAAGGCTAAGCTGTTCCGTTCTTCCACCTCTTcggcaaaaaaaaagaattctctTAGTGTTTGCTCTGATATTCCAATATTTGAGACAATAACC GCCAGAAAGACATTTCTGGAACAGATATCACGCAGCTTACCGTTAGAAGAAAGTGttcttcctgaaaatatttttttacttaGTGGACCAGATAGTTTGATAAATCCTATATATTCAAAGCTGGCTCATCTCAAAGTATTCCAGCCTATTTCTGCAGTAGAAGTCAAGGCCATTTTATCCCACCTATGCAACAAAATCCATAAGTA TTACAACAGCTGTTCCAAAACAGGAACCTTACCATTCATCAGACTGATACTGTTAGGAGGAGATCTTTTGGTAGGATGGGCAGTCCGTCCATTTGTGGAACTCCTCTCAACCAAGCCATCAGAGTGGCTTTCATTTCTTAGATTGTACATAATACCGGTTGGAACTTGTAACATCGCTAAGCAACTAACATTGTTGGATCAGGGATATGCTACCTTATTTCCAACAGATCAGGATATAAGGGCTGATGATATAATGCAGAAGTTGCAGAAGTATATTTCAGTACCACCTACAGCGCCATTTGCTCAGTTGCCTGTTGGTGAGGTTATGTTGACATGCTATGATGATTCCAATCAGCACTTCATTCCATTTATAAAT gaaGTTAGGGTTGGGCCGGTAGATCCTGTCTCTGGTCTTTCAGTGGACCTTGACGATGTTACTTGTTCTAGCCCTCCATCGGTTCCTTCCTTGACTCCTCCCTCATCGCCCAATGTTCAAGTGAGGGAGCTGTGGGAACCGTTGGAACTACAAATTGACTATTGGCAATTTCCCAAAGTAGGAGAAAATGTACAAAAGACTGAGAAAGGCAAACCTGATGGAAAAATTTCCATGAAGGGGCTTTTCAGAGGAATTCAGGTGACTCCGACCTGTGTAAATGGACTGAATGTGGTCATTCAATTGgccaacaaagaaaaaaaacagaaga TAATGAGATTAggaaagaagaaagaaaaggAAAAAGACGTTGAGGCCAGAAGCCAGTATATAGAATACGTATCGAGAATGATTTGCTCAGTACGCCCTTCTCATAATTCTCCCTTGAAAG TTTACGTGGACGGTGTGGAATTCAGTGGCGTGAAATTCTTCCAACTGAACTCCACTTGGCAAACTCATGTCAAATATGTGCCTGTAGCTTTAGTAGGTGTGCCGTTAGCTAGTGCTGAATGA